The following are encoded together in the Bacillota bacterium genome:
- a CDS encoding PspC domain-containing protein, whose amino-acid sequence MNKRLYRDINNRMLAGVCAGVAAYFGLDPALVRVGAVILGLFLAPLMAVLYVLAAVIIPVEAGQTISGTTGAGYNNRGLGWLLIIVGGFLLFMNVLWPYMRLWFPQINFQALWPLVFVIVGLALILNSRRQ is encoded by the coding sequence ATGAATAAACGTCTTTATCGTGATATAAATAATAGGATGCTGGCCGGTGTCTGTGCCGGCGTGGCTGCATACTTTGGCCTAGACCCGGCCCTGGTCCGGGTTGGTGCTGTTATCCTTGGACTATTCCTGGCGCCGTTGATGGCCGTGCTCTACGTGCTGGCGGCAGTCATTATCCCGGTTGAAGCTGGGCAAACCATTTCCGGCACCACCGGCGCCGGTTACAATAACCGGGGCTTAGGCTGGCTGCTGATAATTGTTGGCGGTTTCCTACTGTTTATGAATGTGCTCTGGCCATACATGCGGCTTTGGTTTCCCCAGATTAATTTTCAGGCGCTATGGCCGCTGGTATTTGTCATTGTCGGCCTTGCTTTGATATTAAATAGCCGTAGGCAATAG
- a CDS encoding TIGR00266 family protein, with protein MEYKVIGSVMPVVELTLAGGEEIYAQPGSMSWMDEGITMETNTGGLFKGLKRSLMGEKMFLVYFSATREGAQVSFGHSFPGHIIPVDVARQSIICQKRAFLCAQKGVELDIAFQRRLGAGLFGGEGFIMQRLSGQGTAFIEIDGECVVRDLDVGETIHVETGNVATYEESVNMDIQMVKGLKNIFFGGEGLFMTTLRGPGRVWLQTMPLQNLARDLIPFMPKPSSK; from the coding sequence GTGGAATATAAAGTAATTGGTTCTGTGATGCCGGTGGTCGAGCTGACACTGGCAGGTGGAGAGGAAATTTATGCCCAGCCCGGTTCGATGTCCTGGATGGATGAAGGCATTACCATGGAAACCAACACCGGTGGTTTGTTCAAAGGCCTAAAGCGCTCCCTGATGGGCGAGAAGATGTTCCTGGTCTATTTTTCTGCCACCCGGGAGGGGGCGCAGGTTTCCTTCGGTCATTCTTTCCCTGGTCATATAATCCCGGTTGATGTGGCCAGGCAGTCGATAATTTGCCAGAAGCGGGCCTTTCTCTGCGCTCAAAAAGGTGTGGAACTGGATATCGCGTTCCAACGGAGATTGGGCGCCGGACTGTTCGGCGGCGAGGGCTTCATCATGCAGCGGCTTAGCGGACAGGGAACAGCGTTTATTGAGATTGATGGCGAATGTGTCGTTCGGGATCTCGATGTGGGCGAGACTATACATGTTGAGACGGGCAACGTCGCTACTTACGAGGAAAGTGTGAACATGGATATCCAGATGGTTAAGGGGCTGAAAAACATCTTTTTCGGCGGCGAAGGTTTGTTCATGACCACCCTGCGCGGTCCGGGTCGGGTCTGGCTGCAGACGATGCCGCTGCAGAATCTGGCCAGGGATCTAATCCCTTTTATGCCCAAACCCAGCTCGAAATAA
- a CDS encoding GNAT family N-acetyltransferase, with translation MGAGEYRVRPARESDKPRILEISAQVWEGRDYIPRVVDKWLHDSEGEFSVVLANDELVGYSKLSTLVPGHGWLEGARVDTAWRGRGVATALARHHIELARQAGFSSLRYATGSDNKASRTMADRLGFELAGEFYRYQAPAEPITDGHLELIGEPPPRTNHGLIPVGWTFYPWLDELIARWHNQGHCRYFGQAGAMIHQKRPGRLTMSLLWGSEDDIPDLLRGIRQQAAPIEDISYVTDCHRYREQLLAAGFEQLDIDVVVFQYPLA, from the coding sequence ATGGGCGCAGGCGAATATCGTGTCCGGCCTGCGCGGGAGAGTGATAAACCCAGGATTCTCGAAATTTCGGCTCAGGTTTGGGAGGGCCGGGATTACATACCCCGGGTGGTGGACAAGTGGTTGCATGATTCGGAGGGAGAGTTTTCGGTTGTGCTCGCCAACGACGAATTGGTGGGATACAGCAAATTATCCACTTTGGTGCCTGGTCACGGTTGGTTGGAGGGTGCCCGGGTGGATACGGCCTGGCGCGGGCGCGGTGTCGCTACCGCCCTCGCCCGACATCATATCGAGCTGGCCCGGCAGGCGGGCTTTTCGTCGTTGCGCTACGCCACCGGCAGTGATAACAAGGCGAGCCGGACCATGGCCGATCGCTTGGGCTTTGAATTGGCGGGAGAGTTTTACCGCTACCAGGCTCCGGCAGAGCCGATAACCGATGGACACCTGGAGTTGATTGGCGAGCCTCCGCCCCGGACCAACCACGGTCTGATTCCCGTGGGCTGGACCTTCTATCCATGGTTGGACGAATTGATAGCGCGTTGGCATAATCAGGGGCATTGCCGCTATTTTGGGCAGGCGGGAGCAATGATTCACCAGAAACGCCCCGGGCGCCTGACCATGTCTTTGCTCTGGGGGAGCGAGGACGATATTCCTGACTTGTTGCGAGGTATTCGCCAGCAAGCAGCGCCGATTGAGGACATTAGTTATGTGACCGACTGTCACCGGTATCGGGAGCAATTGTTGGCTGCCGGGTTTGAGCAATTGGATATAGACGTGGTAGTTTTCCAGTATCCGTTGGCTTAG
- a CDS encoding bacteriohemerythrin, producing the protein MAIQWTDALLTGVEEIDNQHKEMFRWINHLLDSCHQGRGTETVGEVLEFLEGYSRSHFAREEEIMLANNYDRYEEHKKQHQQFIENLAEVKGRFEAEGPGVHIVVITNRVIAGWLNTHIRRVDKPLGEFLRQRVS; encoded by the coding sequence ATGGCAATACAGTGGACGGACGCATTATTGACCGGGGTAGAAGAGATCGATAATCAACATAAAGAGATGTTTCGTTGGATCAACCACCTTCTGGATTCCTGCCATCAGGGGCGGGGCACTGAGACTGTAGGTGAAGTGCTGGAATTTCTAGAGGGTTATTCCCGCAGTCATTTTGCTCGGGAAGAGGAAATTATGCTGGCCAATAATTACGATCGTTATGAAGAGCATAAAAAGCAGCATCAGCAGTTCATTGAAAACCTGGCCGAAGTCAAAGGCAGGTTTGAGGCCGAAGGCCCCGGAGTACACATCGTAGTAATTACCAACCGGGTTATCGCCGGTTGGCTCAACACCCACATTCGCCGGGTCGACAAACCCCTGGGCGAATTCCTGCGACAGCGTGTCAGCTAA
- a CDS encoding PspC domain-containing protein: protein MEPKRLYRSRSQVMLAGVCAGIAEYFQLDPTLVRLGWVILSIFSAGFLGILAYIICAIIIPQEP, encoded by the coding sequence ATGGAACCGAAACGTCTTTACCGTTCCCGTTCCCAGGTTATGCTGGCCGGAGTCTGTGCCGGCATCGCTGAATATTTTCAATTGGACCCGACCTTGGTTCGCCTTGGGTGGGTGATTTTGTCAATTTTTAGCGCTGGGTTTCTCGGTATTCTCGCCTACATCATTTGTGCAATTATAATCCCCCAGGAGCCATAA
- a CDS encoding molybdenum cofactor guanylyltransferase: protein MELTVIILAGGRSRRMGVDKAGLDLAGERLLTRVYQRVIRWQPAEILISGPPRPWLAARYLPDPPGIQPSSLLGFYTGLLASKSRWNLVVGCDMPFVQREFVDLLWQHKNAGGAVARWQHRLQPLPGLYPATALEIITELFSERRYHLAALLDRLAPTALSPEQVAAVDPDGLSFFNINAPDDLTAAKHIMGT from the coding sequence GTGGAACTGACGGTGATAATCCTGGCCGGAGGCCGTTCACGACGCATGGGGGTGGACAAGGCCGGCCTTGATTTGGCGGGGGAGCGGTTGCTGACCCGGGTCTATCAACGGGTGATTAGGTGGCAACCAGCAGAGATTCTGATTTCCGGCCCGCCCAGGCCTTGGCTTGCGGCCCGGTATCTGCCTGACCCCCCAGGTATACAGCCCAGTTCGTTACTGGGCTTTTATACCGGTTTGCTGGCTTCAAAATCTCGCTGGAACCTGGTAGTGGGCTGTGATATGCCCTTTGTCCAGCGGGAGTTTGTCGATCTGCTTTGGCAGCATAAAAACGCGGGCGGCGCCGTTGCCCGCTGGCAGCATCGTCTTCAACCTCTGCCGGGCCTCTATCCTGCGACGGCGTTGGAGATTATTACGGAACTGTTTTCTGAGCGGCGCTATCACCTGGCTGCATTGCTGGACCGACTGGCACCGACGGCGCTATCGCCAGAGCAGGTGGCTGCTGTGGATCCGGACGGACTAAGCTTTTTTAATATCAATGCGCCTGATGATCTAACGGCTGCAAAACATATAATGGGTACATGA